A genome region from Myripristis murdjan chromosome 16, fMyrMur1.1, whole genome shotgun sequence includes the following:
- the arnt gene encoding aryl hydrocarbon receptor nuclear translocator isoform X1 encodes MLFHSDMSSSNPELPDPNLGMGASGTQASGGTVVSKGSANKRRAPDFDDDEGSKLFRCDDETTGSNNDKERFARFLDEDQSFADKEKLARENHSEIERRRRNKMTAYITELSDMVPTCSALARKPDKLTILRMAVSHMKSLRGSGSTNADGTYKPSFLTDQELKHLILEAADGFLFVVSCETGRVVYVSDSLTPVLNQSQSDWLGSSLYDQLHPDDTEKLREQLSTTENNNTGRMLDLKTGTVKKEGQQSSVRMSMGARRSFICRMRCGSCTVEPLSMNRLNFLRTRNRNGLGAAKEGEPQYVVVHCTGYIKSWPPAGVSLTDEEADNTQGSRYCLVAIGRLQVTCCPGDSDMNSISVPVEFISRHNCQGIFTFVDHRCMATVGYQPQELLGKSILDFSHPEDQGLLRDSFQQVVKLKGQVLSVMFRFRSKTREWIWMRTSSFTFQNPFSEEIEYIICTNANVNRTSTQDPPTPLSSPGGSLPPSLGQSSPNGPPVVLSPGQVATRQLQQQQQAELEGGGGRDNLYEAGPITLSQMPVQAVTAAGPDHSKSIEKPELFPSLYPGQDQTKGLPSTSNPTSQIYPPANNYTAARSNDAYRPVNMNPQMVQQTHSAGQMLAQMSRQNGAPPSVPPSSTGSPLQVGPAGGWPGAGAGAGVGVGAGTGARPPFNNQQVAPQAAKTMSPPFAAMGGFGGGSSNSFGQMPTGAAPTPTSGANYPNINARASLNTNGYDGSQSGAQFPSRAAEAVWPQWQGQQHSQSNAEQHPHAQGNQQDMFCPDVLSMLDQPANFNNDDFEIPIYPAFNE; translated from the exons atgttattCCACTCGGACATGTCCTCTTCAAACCCAG AGCTGCCAGATCCAAATCTGGGTATGGGGGCGAGTGGGACCCAAGCAAGTGGTGGGACTGTTGTATCAAAAGGGAGTGCCAACAAAAGAAGagc GCCAgactttgatgatgatgaaggaagCAAGTTGTTCAG GTGTGACGATGAGACAACAGGCTCCAACAATGACAAGGAGCGTTTTGCGAG GTTTTTGGATGAAGATCAGAGTTTTGCAGATAAGGAAAAACTAGCAAG GGAGAACCACAGTGAAATTGAGAGGCGGAGGCGGAACAAGATGACTGCTTACATCACAGAATTGTCAGACATGGTGCCCACGTGCAGTGCACTGGCACGGAAACCTGACAAATTAACCATCCTACGAATGGCCGTGTCCCATATGAAGTCTCTGAGAGGGAGTGGCAGCACAAATGCAGATGGGACATACAAACCATCCTTTCTCACTGATCAG GAGCTGAAGCATCTCATCCTGGAGGCAGCCGACGGCTTCTTGTTTGTGGTGTCATGTGAGACTGGCCGTGTTGTTTACGTCTCTGACTCGCTGACACCCGTCCTCAACCAGTCACAGTCTGATTGGCTTGGCTCCTCCCTTTATGACCAGCTTCACCCAGATGACACAGAAAAGCTCAGGGAGCAGCTCTCTACCACAGAGAATAATAACACAG GGAGGATGTTGGACTTAAAGACAGGAACAGTGAAGAAGGAAGGCCAGCAGTCTTCAGTAAGAATGAGTATGGGAGCCCGTCGATCATTCATCTGCAGAATGAG atgTGGCTCATGCACCGTGGAACCCTTGTCTATGAACAGACTTAACTTCCTTAGGACTAGGAACAG GAATGGTTTGGGTGCAGCCAAGGAAGGGGAGCCCCAGTATGTAGTGGTCCACTGCACCGGATACATCAAGTCCTGGCCCCCTGCAG GAGTGTCATTAACAGATGAAGAAGCAGACAACACTCAGGGGAGTCGCTACTGTCTAGTTGCCATTGGGAGACTACAG GTTACCTGTTGCCCAGGTGACTCAGACATGAACAGTATCAGTGTTCCAGTGGAGTTCATCTCACGCCATAACTGCCAAGGCATCTTTACCTTTGTAGACCATCGTTGTATGGCCACTGTGGGTTACCAGCCCCAG GAATTACTCGGGAAGAGCATTCTGGACTTCTCCCATCCTGAAGACCAGGGCTTATTGAGAGACAGCTTCCAACAG GTGGTCAAGCTGAAGGGCCAGGTTCTGTCAGTGATGTTCCGATTCCGCTCTAAAACCAGAGAATGGATCTGGATGAGAACCAGCTCCTTCACTTTCCAGAACCCGTTTTCAGAGGAGATAGAGTATATCATCTGTACCAATGCCAATGTCAA TAGAACCTCGACTCaggacccccccacccccctctcctccccaggGGGCTCATTGCCCCCCTCCCTGGGTCAAAGCAGCCCAAATGGCCCGCCTGTGGTACTCAGCCCGGGCCAGGTGGCCACCAG gcagttacagcagcagcagcaggcagagctggagggaggtggaggaagagacaATCTATATGAGGCAGGACCAATCACCCTCTCACAG ATGCCAGTGCaggcagtgacagcagcaggaccaGACCACAGTAAGAGCATAGAGAAGCCAGAGCTATTCCCCTCCCTTTACCCGGGTCAAGATCAGACCAAGGGCCTTCCCTCCACCTCTAACCCTACCAGCCAGATTTACCCTCCAGCCAACAACTACACTGCAGCCCGGTCCAATGATGCATACAG GCCAGTTAATATGAACCCTCAGATGGTGCAGCAAACTCactcagcagggcagatgctgGCTCAGATGTCTCGTCAGAATGGAGCTCCCCCATCAGTCCCCCCCTCCAGCACCGGCAGTCCACTGCAGGTGGGCCCAGCAGGAGGCTGGCCTGgggcaggtgcaggtgcaggtgtagGTGTAGGGGCTGGGACCGGAGCCAGACCACCATTCAACAACCAG CAGGTGGCTCCCCAGGCAGCAAAGACCATGTCTCCACCGTTTGCTGCCATGGGGGGATTTGGCGGTGGCTCatccaactcttttggccagATGCCCACAGGTGCTGCACCCACCCCTACCAGTGGTGCTAACTACCCAAATATCAATGCACGTGCCAGCCTCAACACCAATGGCTATG ATGGTTCCCAATCTGGGGCACAGTTCCCCTCCCGGGCAGCAGAGGCAGTGTGGCCCCAGTGGCAGGGCCAGCAGCACTCGCAGAGTAATGCCGAGCAGCACCCTCACGCTCAGGGCAACCAGCAAGACATGTTCTGTCCT GATGTGCTGTCTATGCTGGACCAACCTGCCAACTTCAACAATGATGACTTTGAGATTCCCATCTACCCTGCATTCAATGAGTGA
- the arnt gene encoding aryl hydrocarbon receptor nuclear translocator isoform X3, protein MLFHSDMSSSNPELPDPNLGMGASGTQASGGTVVSKGSANKRRAPDFDDDEGSKLFRCDDETTGSNNDKERFARFLDEDQSFADKEKLARENHSEIERRRRNKMTAYITELSDMVPTCSALARKPDKLTILRMAVSHMKSLRGSGSTNADGTYKPSFLTDQELKHLILEAADGFLFVVSCETGRVVYVSDSLTPVLNQSQSDWLGSSLYDQLHPDDTEKLREQLSTTENNNTGRMLDLKTGTVKKEGQQSSVRMSMGARRSFICRMRCGSCTVEPLSMNRLNFLRTRNRNGLGAAKEGEPQYVVVHCTGYIKSWPPAGVSLTDEEADNTQGSRYCLVAIGRLQVTCCPGDSDMNSISVPVEFISRHNCQGIFTFVDHRCMATVGYQPQELLGKSILDFSHPEDQGLLRDSFQQVVKLKGQVLSVMFRFRSKTREWIWMRTSSFTFQNPFSEEIEYIICTNANVKTSTQDPPTPLSSPGGSLPPSLGQSSPNGPPVVLSPGQVATRQLQQQQQAELEGGGGRDNLYEAGPITLSQMPVQAVTAAGPDHSKSIEKPELFPSLYPGQDQTKGLPSTSNPTSQIYPPANNYTAARSNDAYRPVNMNPQMVQQTHSAGQMLAQMSRQNGAPPSVPPSSTGSPLQVGPAGGWPGAGAGAGVGVGAGTGARPPFNNQQVAPQAAKTMSPPFAAMGGFGGGSSNSFGQMPTGAAPTPTSGANYPNINARASLNTNGYDGSQSGAQFPSRAAEAVWPQWQGQQHSQSNAEQHPHAQGNQQDMFCPDVLSMLDQPANFNNDDFEIPIYPAFNE, encoded by the exons atgttattCCACTCGGACATGTCCTCTTCAAACCCAG AGCTGCCAGATCCAAATCTGGGTATGGGGGCGAGTGGGACCCAAGCAAGTGGTGGGACTGTTGTATCAAAAGGGAGTGCCAACAAAAGAAGagc GCCAgactttgatgatgatgaaggaagCAAGTTGTTCAG GTGTGACGATGAGACAACAGGCTCCAACAATGACAAGGAGCGTTTTGCGAG GTTTTTGGATGAAGATCAGAGTTTTGCAGATAAGGAAAAACTAGCAAG GGAGAACCACAGTGAAATTGAGAGGCGGAGGCGGAACAAGATGACTGCTTACATCACAGAATTGTCAGACATGGTGCCCACGTGCAGTGCACTGGCACGGAAACCTGACAAATTAACCATCCTACGAATGGCCGTGTCCCATATGAAGTCTCTGAGAGGGAGTGGCAGCACAAATGCAGATGGGACATACAAACCATCCTTTCTCACTGATCAG GAGCTGAAGCATCTCATCCTGGAGGCAGCCGACGGCTTCTTGTTTGTGGTGTCATGTGAGACTGGCCGTGTTGTTTACGTCTCTGACTCGCTGACACCCGTCCTCAACCAGTCACAGTCTGATTGGCTTGGCTCCTCCCTTTATGACCAGCTTCACCCAGATGACACAGAAAAGCTCAGGGAGCAGCTCTCTACCACAGAGAATAATAACACAG GGAGGATGTTGGACTTAAAGACAGGAACAGTGAAGAAGGAAGGCCAGCAGTCTTCAGTAAGAATGAGTATGGGAGCCCGTCGATCATTCATCTGCAGAATGAG atgTGGCTCATGCACCGTGGAACCCTTGTCTATGAACAGACTTAACTTCCTTAGGACTAGGAACAG GAATGGTTTGGGTGCAGCCAAGGAAGGGGAGCCCCAGTATGTAGTGGTCCACTGCACCGGATACATCAAGTCCTGGCCCCCTGCAG GAGTGTCATTAACAGATGAAGAAGCAGACAACACTCAGGGGAGTCGCTACTGTCTAGTTGCCATTGGGAGACTACAG GTTACCTGTTGCCCAGGTGACTCAGACATGAACAGTATCAGTGTTCCAGTGGAGTTCATCTCACGCCATAACTGCCAAGGCATCTTTACCTTTGTAGACCATCGTTGTATGGCCACTGTGGGTTACCAGCCCCAG GAATTACTCGGGAAGAGCATTCTGGACTTCTCCCATCCTGAAGACCAGGGCTTATTGAGAGACAGCTTCCAACAG GTGGTCAAGCTGAAGGGCCAGGTTCTGTCAGTGATGTTCCGATTCCGCTCTAAAACCAGAGAATGGATCTGGATGAGAACCAGCTCCTTCACTTTCCAGAACCCGTTTTCAGAGGAGATAGAGTATATCATCTGTACCAATGCCAATGTCAA AACCTCGACTCaggacccccccacccccctctcctccccaggGGGCTCATTGCCCCCCTCCCTGGGTCAAAGCAGCCCAAATGGCCCGCCTGTGGTACTCAGCCCGGGCCAGGTGGCCACCAG gcagttacagcagcagcagcaggcagagctggagggaggtggaggaagagacaATCTATATGAGGCAGGACCAATCACCCTCTCACAG ATGCCAGTGCaggcagtgacagcagcaggaccaGACCACAGTAAGAGCATAGAGAAGCCAGAGCTATTCCCCTCCCTTTACCCGGGTCAAGATCAGACCAAGGGCCTTCCCTCCACCTCTAACCCTACCAGCCAGATTTACCCTCCAGCCAACAACTACACTGCAGCCCGGTCCAATGATGCATACAG GCCAGTTAATATGAACCCTCAGATGGTGCAGCAAACTCactcagcagggcagatgctgGCTCAGATGTCTCGTCAGAATGGAGCTCCCCCATCAGTCCCCCCCTCCAGCACCGGCAGTCCACTGCAGGTGGGCCCAGCAGGAGGCTGGCCTGgggcaggtgcaggtgcaggtgtagGTGTAGGGGCTGGGACCGGAGCCAGACCACCATTCAACAACCAG CAGGTGGCTCCCCAGGCAGCAAAGACCATGTCTCCACCGTTTGCTGCCATGGGGGGATTTGGCGGTGGCTCatccaactcttttggccagATGCCCACAGGTGCTGCACCCACCCCTACCAGTGGTGCTAACTACCCAAATATCAATGCACGTGCCAGCCTCAACACCAATGGCTATG ATGGTTCCCAATCTGGGGCACAGTTCCCCTCCCGGGCAGCAGAGGCAGTGTGGCCCCAGTGGCAGGGCCAGCAGCACTCGCAGAGTAATGCCGAGCAGCACCCTCACGCTCAGGGCAACCAGCAAGACATGTTCTGTCCT GATGTGCTGTCTATGCTGGACCAACCTGCCAACTTCAACAATGATGACTTTGAGATTCCCATCTACCCTGCATTCAATGAGTGA
- the arnt gene encoding aryl hydrocarbon receptor nuclear translocator isoform X6, with translation MLFHSDMSSSNPELPDPNLGMGASGTQASGGTVVSKGSANKRRAPDFDDDEGSKLFRCDDETTGSNNDKERFARFLDEDQSFADKEKLARENHSEIERRRRNKMTAYITELSDMVPTCSALARKPDKLTILRMAVSHMKSLRGSGSTNADGTYKPSFLTDQELKHLILEAADGFLFVVSCETGRVVYVSDSLTPVLNQSQSDWLGSSLYDQLHPDDTEKLREQLSTTENNNTGRMLDLKTGTVKKEGQQSSVRMSMGARRSFICRMRCGSCTVEPLSMNRLNFLRTRNRNGLGAAKEGEPQYVVVHCTGYIKSWPPAGVSLTDEEADNTQGSRYCLVAIGRLQVTCCPGDSDMNSISVPVEFISRHNCQGIFTFVDHRCMATVGYQPQELLGKSILDFSHPEDQGLLRDSFQQVVKLKGQVLSVMFRFRSKTREWIWMRTSSFTFQNPFSEEIEYIICTNANVKQLQQQQQAELEGGGGRDNLYEAGPITLSQMPVQAVTAAGPDHSKSIEKPELFPSLYPGQDQTKGLPSTSNPTSQIYPPANNYTAARSNDAYRPVNMNPQMVQQTHSAGQMLAQMSRQNGAPPSVPPSSTGSPLQVGPAGGWPGAGAGAGVGVGAGTGARPPFNNQQVAPQAAKTMSPPFAAMGGFGGGSSNSFGQMPTGAAPTPTSGANYPNINARASLNTNGYDGSQSGAQFPSRAAEAVWPQWQGQQHSQSNAEQHPHAQGNQQDMFCPDVLSMLDQPANFNNDDFEIPIYPAFNE, from the exons atgttattCCACTCGGACATGTCCTCTTCAAACCCAG AGCTGCCAGATCCAAATCTGGGTATGGGGGCGAGTGGGACCCAAGCAAGTGGTGGGACTGTTGTATCAAAAGGGAGTGCCAACAAAAGAAGagc GCCAgactttgatgatgatgaaggaagCAAGTTGTTCAG GTGTGACGATGAGACAACAGGCTCCAACAATGACAAGGAGCGTTTTGCGAG GTTTTTGGATGAAGATCAGAGTTTTGCAGATAAGGAAAAACTAGCAAG GGAGAACCACAGTGAAATTGAGAGGCGGAGGCGGAACAAGATGACTGCTTACATCACAGAATTGTCAGACATGGTGCCCACGTGCAGTGCACTGGCACGGAAACCTGACAAATTAACCATCCTACGAATGGCCGTGTCCCATATGAAGTCTCTGAGAGGGAGTGGCAGCACAAATGCAGATGGGACATACAAACCATCCTTTCTCACTGATCAG GAGCTGAAGCATCTCATCCTGGAGGCAGCCGACGGCTTCTTGTTTGTGGTGTCATGTGAGACTGGCCGTGTTGTTTACGTCTCTGACTCGCTGACACCCGTCCTCAACCAGTCACAGTCTGATTGGCTTGGCTCCTCCCTTTATGACCAGCTTCACCCAGATGACACAGAAAAGCTCAGGGAGCAGCTCTCTACCACAGAGAATAATAACACAG GGAGGATGTTGGACTTAAAGACAGGAACAGTGAAGAAGGAAGGCCAGCAGTCTTCAGTAAGAATGAGTATGGGAGCCCGTCGATCATTCATCTGCAGAATGAG atgTGGCTCATGCACCGTGGAACCCTTGTCTATGAACAGACTTAACTTCCTTAGGACTAGGAACAG GAATGGTTTGGGTGCAGCCAAGGAAGGGGAGCCCCAGTATGTAGTGGTCCACTGCACCGGATACATCAAGTCCTGGCCCCCTGCAG GAGTGTCATTAACAGATGAAGAAGCAGACAACACTCAGGGGAGTCGCTACTGTCTAGTTGCCATTGGGAGACTACAG GTTACCTGTTGCCCAGGTGACTCAGACATGAACAGTATCAGTGTTCCAGTGGAGTTCATCTCACGCCATAACTGCCAAGGCATCTTTACCTTTGTAGACCATCGTTGTATGGCCACTGTGGGTTACCAGCCCCAG GAATTACTCGGGAAGAGCATTCTGGACTTCTCCCATCCTGAAGACCAGGGCTTATTGAGAGACAGCTTCCAACAG GTGGTCAAGCTGAAGGGCCAGGTTCTGTCAGTGATGTTCCGATTCCGCTCTAAAACCAGAGAATGGATCTGGATGAGAACCAGCTCCTTCACTTTCCAGAACCCGTTTTCAGAGGAGATAGAGTATATCATCTGTACCAATGCCAATGTCAA gcagttacagcagcagcagcaggcagagctggagggaggtggaggaagagacaATCTATATGAGGCAGGACCAATCACCCTCTCACAG ATGCCAGTGCaggcagtgacagcagcaggaccaGACCACAGTAAGAGCATAGAGAAGCCAGAGCTATTCCCCTCCCTTTACCCGGGTCAAGATCAGACCAAGGGCCTTCCCTCCACCTCTAACCCTACCAGCCAGATTTACCCTCCAGCCAACAACTACACTGCAGCCCGGTCCAATGATGCATACAG GCCAGTTAATATGAACCCTCAGATGGTGCAGCAAACTCactcagcagggcagatgctgGCTCAGATGTCTCGTCAGAATGGAGCTCCCCCATCAGTCCCCCCCTCCAGCACCGGCAGTCCACTGCAGGTGGGCCCAGCAGGAGGCTGGCCTGgggcaggtgcaggtgcaggtgtagGTGTAGGGGCTGGGACCGGAGCCAGACCACCATTCAACAACCAG CAGGTGGCTCCCCAGGCAGCAAAGACCATGTCTCCACCGTTTGCTGCCATGGGGGGATTTGGCGGTGGCTCatccaactcttttggccagATGCCCACAGGTGCTGCACCCACCCCTACCAGTGGTGCTAACTACCCAAATATCAATGCACGTGCCAGCCTCAACACCAATGGCTATG ATGGTTCCCAATCTGGGGCACAGTTCCCCTCCCGGGCAGCAGAGGCAGTGTGGCCCCAGTGGCAGGGCCAGCAGCACTCGCAGAGTAATGCCGAGCAGCACCCTCACGCTCAGGGCAACCAGCAAGACATGTTCTGTCCT GATGTGCTGTCTATGCTGGACCAACCTGCCAACTTCAACAATGATGACTTTGAGATTCCCATCTACCCTGCATTCAATGAGTGA
- the arnt gene encoding aryl hydrocarbon receptor nuclear translocator isoform X2: MLFHSDMSSSNPELPDPNLGMGASGTQASGGTVVSKGSANKRRAPDFDDDEGSKLFRCDDETTGSNNDKERFARFLDEDQSFADKEKLARENHSEIERRRRNKMTAYITELSDMVPTCSALARKPDKLTILRMAVSHMKSLRGSGSTNADGTYKPSFLTDQELKHLILEAADGFLFVVSCETGRVVYVSDSLTPVLNQSQSDWLGSSLYDQLHPDDTEKLREQLSTTENNNTGRMLDLKTGTVKKEGQQSSVRMSMGARRSFICRMRCGSCTVEPLSMNRLNFLRTRNRNGLGAAKEGEPQYVVVHCTGYIKSWPPAGVSLTDEEADNTQGSRYCLVAIGRLQVTCCPGDSDMNSISVPVEFISRHNCQGIFTFVDHRCMATVGYQPQELLGKSILDFSHPEDQGLLRDSFQQVVKLKGQVLSVMFRFRSKTREWIWMRTSSFTFQNPFSEEIEYIICTNANVNRTSTQDPPTPLSSPGGSLPPSLGQSSPNGPPVVLSPGQVATRQLQQQQQAELEGGGGRDNLYEAGPITLSQMPVQAVTAAGPDHSKSIEKPELFPSLYPGQDQTKGLPSTSNPTSQIYPPANNYTAARSNDAYRPVNMNPQMVQQTHSAGQMLAQMSRQNGAPPSVPPSSTGSPLQVGPAGGWPGAGAGAGVGVGAGTGARPPFNNQVAPQAAKTMSPPFAAMGGFGGGSSNSFGQMPTGAAPTPTSGANYPNINARASLNTNGYDGSQSGAQFPSRAAEAVWPQWQGQQHSQSNAEQHPHAQGNQQDMFCPDVLSMLDQPANFNNDDFEIPIYPAFNE; encoded by the exons atgttattCCACTCGGACATGTCCTCTTCAAACCCAG AGCTGCCAGATCCAAATCTGGGTATGGGGGCGAGTGGGACCCAAGCAAGTGGTGGGACTGTTGTATCAAAAGGGAGTGCCAACAAAAGAAGagc GCCAgactttgatgatgatgaaggaagCAAGTTGTTCAG GTGTGACGATGAGACAACAGGCTCCAACAATGACAAGGAGCGTTTTGCGAG GTTTTTGGATGAAGATCAGAGTTTTGCAGATAAGGAAAAACTAGCAAG GGAGAACCACAGTGAAATTGAGAGGCGGAGGCGGAACAAGATGACTGCTTACATCACAGAATTGTCAGACATGGTGCCCACGTGCAGTGCACTGGCACGGAAACCTGACAAATTAACCATCCTACGAATGGCCGTGTCCCATATGAAGTCTCTGAGAGGGAGTGGCAGCACAAATGCAGATGGGACATACAAACCATCCTTTCTCACTGATCAG GAGCTGAAGCATCTCATCCTGGAGGCAGCCGACGGCTTCTTGTTTGTGGTGTCATGTGAGACTGGCCGTGTTGTTTACGTCTCTGACTCGCTGACACCCGTCCTCAACCAGTCACAGTCTGATTGGCTTGGCTCCTCCCTTTATGACCAGCTTCACCCAGATGACACAGAAAAGCTCAGGGAGCAGCTCTCTACCACAGAGAATAATAACACAG GGAGGATGTTGGACTTAAAGACAGGAACAGTGAAGAAGGAAGGCCAGCAGTCTTCAGTAAGAATGAGTATGGGAGCCCGTCGATCATTCATCTGCAGAATGAG atgTGGCTCATGCACCGTGGAACCCTTGTCTATGAACAGACTTAACTTCCTTAGGACTAGGAACAG GAATGGTTTGGGTGCAGCCAAGGAAGGGGAGCCCCAGTATGTAGTGGTCCACTGCACCGGATACATCAAGTCCTGGCCCCCTGCAG GAGTGTCATTAACAGATGAAGAAGCAGACAACACTCAGGGGAGTCGCTACTGTCTAGTTGCCATTGGGAGACTACAG GTTACCTGTTGCCCAGGTGACTCAGACATGAACAGTATCAGTGTTCCAGTGGAGTTCATCTCACGCCATAACTGCCAAGGCATCTTTACCTTTGTAGACCATCGTTGTATGGCCACTGTGGGTTACCAGCCCCAG GAATTACTCGGGAAGAGCATTCTGGACTTCTCCCATCCTGAAGACCAGGGCTTATTGAGAGACAGCTTCCAACAG GTGGTCAAGCTGAAGGGCCAGGTTCTGTCAGTGATGTTCCGATTCCGCTCTAAAACCAGAGAATGGATCTGGATGAGAACCAGCTCCTTCACTTTCCAGAACCCGTTTTCAGAGGAGATAGAGTATATCATCTGTACCAATGCCAATGTCAA TAGAACCTCGACTCaggacccccccacccccctctcctccccaggGGGCTCATTGCCCCCCTCCCTGGGTCAAAGCAGCCCAAATGGCCCGCCTGTGGTACTCAGCCCGGGCCAGGTGGCCACCAG gcagttacagcagcagcagcaggcagagctggagggaggtggaggaagagacaATCTATATGAGGCAGGACCAATCACCCTCTCACAG ATGCCAGTGCaggcagtgacagcagcaggaccaGACCACAGTAAGAGCATAGAGAAGCCAGAGCTATTCCCCTCCCTTTACCCGGGTCAAGATCAGACCAAGGGCCTTCCCTCCACCTCTAACCCTACCAGCCAGATTTACCCTCCAGCCAACAACTACACTGCAGCCCGGTCCAATGATGCATACAG GCCAGTTAATATGAACCCTCAGATGGTGCAGCAAACTCactcagcagggcagatgctgGCTCAGATGTCTCGTCAGAATGGAGCTCCCCCATCAGTCCCCCCCTCCAGCACCGGCAGTCCACTGCAGGTGGGCCCAGCAGGAGGCTGGCCTGgggcaggtgcaggtgcaggtgtagGTGTAGGGGCTGGGACCGGAGCCAGACCACCATTCAACAACCAG GTGGCTCCCCAGGCAGCAAAGACCATGTCTCCACCGTTTGCTGCCATGGGGGGATTTGGCGGTGGCTCatccaactcttttggccagATGCCCACAGGTGCTGCACCCACCCCTACCAGTGGTGCTAACTACCCAAATATCAATGCACGTGCCAGCCTCAACACCAATGGCTATG ATGGTTCCCAATCTGGGGCACAGTTCCCCTCCCGGGCAGCAGAGGCAGTGTGGCCCCAGTGGCAGGGCCAGCAGCACTCGCAGAGTAATGCCGAGCAGCACCCTCACGCTCAGGGCAACCAGCAAGACATGTTCTGTCCT GATGTGCTGTCTATGCTGGACCAACCTGCCAACTTCAACAATGATGACTTTGAGATTCCCATCTACCCTGCATTCAATGAGTGA